ACATCTCACTTAAGTATGCATAAAGCAATTAAGATTAACCCATATCCAGATCCTCTTCTCATCCTTAGATGATGTGTTATGTTAATGATAACTTACTTGAGCGGAGTACTTACATAGCATAATGCTTAATTGCTCCCATTAATTTGATTTCAAGAGCTTCTTTTTTGAGATTTTGATTTAGCTTTAACGGATCCCCTTGGAGTgatttccccttttttctttctcagcaAAAACTAGGCTTTTCAAAATCTTTTGTCCAGTTAAAAGGATTCGTCTCTATGTTCCAACAGGACAAGAAAATGATATGCTTGCTAATTTTCATAGTCTCATTAGTCATTGCCATACAGAAGATAAACAGATAACAATCATATCTGCAGTAGTGAGAATTAGCAGTTGACATGATACTGTCCCTTATAGTGGATACTAAGTTCCAAAATGTGATGGTAGATTTAGAAGAATGTTGGCTAATATATTCCAGTTATCTATAGTGTAACTAATCTAGTTTAAGTTGGAACGTCAAGGCTTGTGATGCTGGGTGTAGATGTAGTCCAAATGAGCCTCTGCCATCATTCTTCTCTTGAAGCATTCCTCATCTTCATTATCACATACATCCAACCCCATTAGCTGCGGTAAAGTATTCAAAACCCAAAATAATAAGTATATAATAGAACATGGTAGAGGTGGTTAAAAAGGTGCTAATGAAAGTATTGGAAGCTTACATTCATTGATTCACTGCTTTCCACTCCTGAAATGGAATCCTGACCAGTGGTTTGGCTGAGATTTATCACCTCCTCTTGTCCTGCAAAAGTTGCATAGCCTCAGTTTTgaacaagaacatgaaacaatCAGAGGAGAAGGTACCGAGGAACTAGTTTTACCTTGTTTGGTAGCCATCGATCTTGCAGATATTTTTGTGTTGGAAACaaggaaaagaaggaagagCAGAAGAACACTATATTGAAAGCTTTGCTTCattattagagagagagagagagaactgtAGGAATTGTGGTGTAGAAGGGGAGGATGAGGTTATAAATAGATGGGAATGAAGCTAAAGCAGTCACTGTAGGTCACGTGAAAGGCTAACTAATGCAAGCTAGTAGTTAAAAATTCTGAAACTCTATGTGGGCCTTACGAACCACCTTCTGTGAGAACACCATTATGGAGGTAAGACACTCAGACAGAGGGAGGAGTGGAGTGGACTCTGCTTTGGTCATTGTCTGGCATAAAAGTGGTCCGCGCATGACTCCAAAGACTCCAAATTCAATGCAATAGTGGTTGACAGCGTCAGGGAAAGTCAACCTTTTGGGCATGCCAACAGCTGTTGCCCATCTTCATTGATAATAGTATAATACCCTGGACACCTGGCAAGTCTACTTGAATTATTTATGTGAGAAGTTATCAGGAAAAAAAACGTAACGTAAATGCTAAGGATGTCAATGTTTTTTGCATCAGTTATCATAAATGTTGAGATAGACgtacatgatccatgtgaagtCATGGAcctcacatgattcatatgaaatcgtgtgcattCATCTCAATATTTAAGACATCTTAGACAAAAAATACTGGAACTGCTgatcatgcaaaaaaaaaaaagcagagcATATTTTAACCCACGAGACCCAAATTGCATCCCACATGTAAAACAACCCGAATAACTGGCACCAGCTCCTAGATTCTTTGGCTTTATACCAAACACACACACGGTCTCTCTCACTTGCATATGTGGatgtgataaataaataaaatgtgtGAAAAAATGATTGAGAGAAAGCTTGATGAATGATGGGTTGTTAAAATTGTATGATTTGCACCCTAGGCTGATTTAGGCAGTATAAACTAAAGCTACTTGAGGTTAGGCCTTTTCAGACCCAATAACTTTCGTTAATAAGAGATGTAATGTGCTGTgcattctagaaagaatatacATATTTATAGATGTTTGGTGGTCTTTCTCCTAGTAGATAAtggatcatttttttaaaaactcaTTATCTGTACATTTTAGTGTGAAGGAGTATATCTGTATATGGTATTGCGTATTCAAATCCTCTTGTTGATAGATTTGGTCTGCCGGACGCAGACATATTTGATTATAAAATTTATGTGATATCTTATGAGAAGCCTTTAAGACATAATTTATGTGCTTTATTTATGGCACTTATTGGTTGTGGCATTGGAAAATACAGTGTTGAAGGTCTTCTTCAATCTCTATTGTTT
This genomic stretch from Tripterygium wilfordii isolate XIE 37 chromosome 22, ASM1340144v1, whole genome shotgun sequence harbors:
- the LOC119992139 gene encoding putative phytosulfokines 6 isoform X2, whose protein sequence is MKQSFQYSVLLLFLLFLVSNTKISARSMATKQGQEEVINLSQTTGQDSISGVESSESMNLMGLDVCDNEDEECFKRRMMAEAHLDYIYTQHHKP
- the LOC119992139 gene encoding putative phytosulfokines 6 isoform X1 — protein: MKQSFQYSVLLLFLLFLVSNTKISARSMATKQGQEEVINLSQTTGQDSISGVESSESMNQLMGLDVCDNEDEECFKRRMMAEAHLDYIYTQHHKP